The following nucleotide sequence is from Natronosalvus caseinilyticus.
AACGTCTCGTGTCGGGTGGACGTACCGTCGAGGTCGTATCTGTCCAGGGCGGCGCCAACCTTGCAACACGACGAATCCGTACTCATGAGCGGCCCTTGGTGACTGCCAATCTCATATCTTTCGACTCGTCGCGAAAACAACCGCACCCCCTGAACTACCGGTTGAGCGTGTGGATGGCGTGCCCCAGACCGTTTTCCGCAGCCTCCATGACCGCCTCCGAGAGCGTCGGGTGGGCGTGAATCGTTCCCCCGAGCTCCTCGAGGGTCGTTCCGGTCTCGATCGCCAGTCCGATCTCGGCGACCAGTTCCGAGGCCTCGGGACCGACGATCTGCCCGCCGAGGACGCGACTGGTCTCCGCGGCCGCGACGAGTCTGACGAACCCGTCCGACCGCCCCATCGTCAGTGCCCGGCCGCTAGCCCGGAAGGGGAACGTTCCGACTTGTGGTTCGAACCCGCTCTCTTCGGCCGCCTCTGCCGTCAGCCCGACCGTCCCGATTTCCGGGTCCGTGAACACCGCGGCGGGAATCGCCCGGTGATCGAGTCGCGAGGGCTCGCCTGCGATGACCTCGGCGGCGACCTGTCCCGCGGCGCTCGCCTCGTGTGCGAGCAACGGTTCGCCAGCGACGTCCCCGACGGCGAAGACGTGCTCGAGGTCGGTTCGAGCGCGGTCGTCGGTCTCGATGAAACCCCGGTCGGTCGTCTCCAGGCCGATGGCCTCGAGGTCGACCGTATCGGTGACCGGGGTTCGCCCGACGGCGACCAGCACCCTGTCCGCGGCGTACGTCGAGCCGTCCCCGTCCTCGGTTTCGGTTCGAACCTCGATCTCGTCCCCCGCGTCGTGCCAGTCGCTGGCCGCCTCGCCGAGGGCGAACGAGATGCCCAGTTCCTTCGCGCGACGCTTTACCGGCCGCGAGAGATCCGATTCGAAGCCGGGGAGTACGTCGTCCAACATCTCGACGACCTGGACGTCCGTACCCAGCTTCGCGAAGACGGTCGCGAGTTCCATCCCGATGTAGCCGGCGCCGACGACGACCAGCGAGTCCGGACGTTCCGAGAGCGCGAGCGCGTCTCGAGAACTCAGGATCGGCTCGTCGTCGAAGGAAAAGCCCGGGATTTCGATTGGTCTTGATCCGGTCGCGACGATCGCGTGGTCGAACGCGAGCTCGTGTTCGCCGCCGTCGGTGATCACGCGAGCGCGGTGCTCGTCTTCGAACCGGGCGAGACCGTCCACGAGTGAGACCTGGGTGGCCTTACAGAGCTTCTCGACTCCGCCGGTGAGTTGCTCGACGATGCCGCGCTTCCACGCCTGCGTTCGCTCGAGGTCGACGGTCAGGTCGGCGTCGATGCCCATTTCGGTCGCGTTTGCAGCCTCGTGCGCCGTTCCGCTGGCCTCGATCAGTGCCTTGGAGGGGATACAGCCGTAATTGAGGCAGGTCCCGCCGTATGCATCTCGCTCGACGAGCGTGACATCGAGGTCGAGTTGACCGGCACGAATTGCGGCGACGTAGCCACCCGGGCCGGCGCCGACGATCAGTACGTCTGTCTCTGCAGGGATACCTCTTGAACCCATGGCTCGTATTCGGTTTCTACTCTCGACGAACCGGGGATAAAGATACCTGTTACCACAGTACGTGCCAGTTCCAGAACTCGACGCGGCTGGCTGTTCGCCACCGTCATCGTCGACGCCGGTCGAACCCCGAGGCAGCCGACCGATGATCGATTGCGCCGACCACCCGTCAGAAACATTATTTACGTGACCACCAAAGAGGTAAGACACCCAATGAGCGAGCCGTCACTCGAGCAGTCGGGACTCCGGAGTATCCCCTGGGCGTCGCCGACGTTCCAGGTGATCCTGGCGACCACGCTCGTTGGCGTCATGGGCGTGTCGCTGATCAGTCCGATCCTACCCGTCCTGCAGACGCAGTTCGACCTCACCGACGCGCAGGCTGGACTCATCATCACGGTATTCACGCTTCCCGGCATCGTCCTCGCCCCGCTGTTCGGCGCCCTCGCCGACAGAGTCGGCCGCCGCGCGATCATCGTCCCCTGTCTCGTCGGGTTCGGCGTGACCGGCGGCTCGATCGCCTTCGTCGACGACTTCACCGCCTTGCTCGTGCTCCGGTTTCTCCAGGGCGCGACCTCGAGCGCCCTGATCGGCCTCGCCGTCACGCTGGTCGGCGACCGCTACGAGGGAACGCAACGCAACACGCTGATGGGGGTCAACCGGAGCGCGCTTTCGATCGGCGCGACGCTGTACCCGACAGTCGGCGGCGCGCTGGCGATTCTGGCCTGGTACGCGCCGTTTCTCGTCTACTTCGTCGGCGTCGGCGTCGGATTCTTCGCCCTTTACGCGCTCGAGACCCAAGCGATCGAACAGCAATCCACGGGTTTCTCCTACCTCAGGGAAGCGGTTTCGGCGTTACCGATCCGGGAGGCCATGGTGCTGTACGTCGCGGTCTTCAGTTCGATCGTGTTGCTGTACGGAGCCCTACTCACCTCCCTGCCGCTCTTGCTGAGCGACGCCTTCGCCCTGCGTCCGTTCGAAATCGGCGTGCTCCTGGCCGCCGCATCGATCACCAACGCGGCCATCGCGACCCAGAGCGGACGGCTGACGCTCTCATTTTCGACCCGGACGCTGATCGTCACCGGCTTCTGTTGTTACGGCATTGCACTTGTCGGCATCGGACTCGCGCCCACACCGGTGTACGTGGGGGCCTCCATTCTCTTTTTCGGCGCAGGCGAGGGGCTGGCGATGCCACTGCTCGACACGGAGTTGAGCAAACTCTCCCCCGCGGGATTCCGGGCTGGCGTGATGAACGTGAGAACCAGCGTGATCCGCCTCGGACAAACTCTCGCGCCGGTGGTCTTCACGACGGTTGCCGGGTTCGTCGGCTACTCGTCGTTGCTGTTCGCCGCCGGCGTGCTCACCCTCGGCGTGACGGCAGCGGTCGTCGCGTTCACACGGTGACTGGGAAGTTCCGGACTGCGCCGGACTCCACCTTCGCCTGGTTTAGTAATTTATCTGGTACATTACTCTTTGTTCTAGAATCCATACTATTCTACTCCCTCGAGCTCCACCGACTGTAGCGAGAGGCGGCGAGACCACGCCTCATACGCCCTATACCCCCACGAACCGACGTCTCGAGCATTGTCGTGTGAGAATGCCCCGTCCGCCCGTGGACGAGTCTCACCCGCAAGTCACGATCGTCCGTCCGTTTTCCGGTCGACTACATTCCAGCGAAAGAGCCACGACACGGGCGGGTTTGGCACATTCGCCACTTCCTCGAATGTGCGCTACCACTCGAGTAATGATATAGAAATAATAGTAATGAATCGACGGAATCCGACAACTTCACAGCATATTATTTTTTGCGATATGATCTTCAAAAGCCGACCGAGTGCTCGAGCTGCTCACGCTCGAACTGGCCGTCCTCGCCACTCGCGTCTCGCCACCGCCAGGACCTGACGACCGCATCGTCGTCGCCACCATTGCCCTCGAAACTGACGATCACGTACGACCGATCGGGCCAGGCGGCCGCCTCGGCGTCGGTCGCGCTGGGTCCTGGCGGTCCGTGCGGATGAGAGTGGTAGAATCCGACGATGTCTTCGCCACGAGCCTCGAGTCGCTCGAAAATAGCGAGCTGTTCTTCAGGGTCTATTCGATACCGGGTTCGCGGGTCGTCGGCGACGTTCCGGGCCGGGTAGTGCGACCGAGCGTGACTCACGTCGGGGTCGAACTCGCCGCCGAGAACGCCGCAGCACTCCCCGGGAGCGCTCGCTCGAGCGGCCTCGAGGATCGCCCGTTCGATCGAACCGGGGAGGACGAGCGTCGCCGTCCTGGACGAATCCTCGCCCGGCCCTCCGCGACCGCTTTCACCGCCCCCATCTCCATCGCCGTCGCCGTCACCTCCGGCGCTCACGCGTCGACCTCGGGCCCTCGATCCAGGACCTCGAGCGGGACGGCGACGGATTCGTCCGGCGGATCCGGGAATCGGTCGGGTTGGACGATCGGGGCGAGGGCCTCGAGCGTGTCCACCAGCCTCGGGCCGGGCCGGTTGAGGTACTGGTTCCCGTCGAGCGCCCAGACGCACCCCTCGCGGACGGCGGTCAGGTCGTCCCACCCCTCCCTGTCCGTGAGATCCGTGAGGTTGGCAGCCGTCTGCTCGAGGTCGAAGCCGCACGGGGCGACGACCGCGATTTCGGGGTCGTAGGCGCGTATCTCGTCCCACGCTCGCGGCCGAGAGGGCTCGCCTACGTCGGCCAAGCCGTACCGGCCGCTGGCCCACTCGACGAGTTCGGCCGTCCAGTGCCCCGCGATCATGACGGGGTCGGTCCAGTCGAAGACAGCGACTCGCGGACGCTCATCTAGCGCGAGGTCGGCCGTTCGAGTCCGAACGGCGTCGATGCGCTCCTCGAGGGCGGCGACCGCGTCTCGAGCGCGCTCCGGAACGCCCGCCGCCTCGCCCACGCGTTCGACGTCCGCGAGCACGTCCGCGATCGAGTGCGGATCCGTCGTCAGCACCTCGGGGTCGGCCGCGATTTCCTCGAGGGCGCGTTCGACGACGACCTCGTCGACCGCACAGACGTCGCACATCCCCTGGGTGACGACGAGGTCCGGATCGAGCGCGTCCAGGGTATCGACGGCCACGTCGTAGACGCCGTCCCCGGCGCCGTCGTCGGTCCCCGAAACGGCCTCGAGCACCTGTTCGTCGATGGCACCGCTCGAGGCGTCGGCGTCGATCCGCGAGGCCGTCACCGACGGGCAGTCCCGGACGGCGGGTGGAAAGTCACACTCGTGAGAGACGCCGACGGGCTCGAGACCGAGGGCACAGACGATCTCGGTCGCCGAGGGAAGGGTGGTGACGATGCGCATAGCCAGCAGTTGTGTGCGGTGGGCCAAAAGCCCACCTGCCTCCGGCGTCCGGTCGGCGATCGCGTACCGATCGACCGTCGACGCAGGAACTGCCTGCACGGTCCGGCTACAGAGACCACCTGCACGGTCGGCCTCAGGGACCGCCTGTCGTCAATCGGACGACCGTTTCGATTGCGACAACAGTTCGTAATAGGCCACCGCGAGCACGGCTCGTCCGTCGCGAATCGTCCCCTCGCGGACGGACTCGAGAAACGTCTCGTAGGGCGTCGGCGACGCGCGTATACTCTCGTCGTGATCCAGTTGCTGCTCGCTTGCCGGCTCACAGCCCCGGGCCACGAAGAAGTGCATCACCGAGTCGGCGAGGCCGTTCGCGGGCTCGACGGTGACCAGCGCCTCGAGCGTCTCGGCCCGGTAGCCCGTTTCCTCGGCGAGTTCGCGACGGGCCGCGGACTCGAGGTCGTCGTCGTCGGGTTCGGTGGTCCCGACGGGTAGCCCGCGGCAGATCCGGGAGACGGCCTGGCGCCACTCCTCGATGCAGACGACCTGTCCGTCGTCGGTCAGGGGAAGGATGCAGACGCTCGCGGGTTCGGAGAGGTAATCGAAATCGGTTTCGCTGCCGTCGGGGAGCCGTACGGTCTGAGTAACGACGTCGAAGCCCGGACAGGAGTAGGCTACATCGGATTCGACGGTTTCCCAGGAGAGGGGATCAGCCGGCATACCCGCCAGTATGGGCGTCTTGGTCAAAAGCGTCCGGTTCCGCCCCGGCTCGAATCGAGGTTGGTCGAACGGGCCGTCCTGGCCTCGTCGCTACGCCGTTGCTACGCCGACCGTTCCACTGACGTACCCGCTCTATAACAAAGCCACAGATCGGTGAAGGTTCGTTTTCAGAGGGTGATCCATGGATCAACTAACAGGCTTCCAACGCGACTTGTTGTACGTCATCGCCGGGATGGACCGTCCGTCGGGACAGCAGATTCTCGACGACATCAACGAGTACATCGATCAGCCGGTGACACACGGCCGGCTCTATCCGAACCTCGATACGCTCGTCGAACGCGAACTGGTCGAGAAGGGACAGCTCGACCGGCGGACGAACTACTACGCGCTCACCCCCAAGGGACGGCGCGTCCTCGAGCGGCGCCAGAAGTGGGTACAGCGATACGTCGACGTCTAGGCGTCGGCGCCGGACGGTGGACACGGCCGACGGACAGGGACGCGCGACGTGCGCCTCCCTGACCGAGTGGCGTCACGTCGGCTGACTTCTTCTGTCGAGAGTGTGGGTTCAGGAGTCCGATTCGCTGGTACTGTTGGTTCCGTCGGTACTATTGGTTTCATCGATACTGTTGGTTCCGTTGGATTCGTCTCCGTCGGTGTCGTCCATCCCGGCTTCGTCGGCATCGTCACCACCGTCGGAATCGTCGTCACCCGGCGCACGTTCTCCCGAATCCGGTTCCTGTTCTGGTTCCGCGTCCGACTCCTCGAGCGCCGCCGGCCCGTCCTCGGTCAGTTGCACCGCGAACGCACGATCGGGTCGGCCGGTGTCGGTACCGGGCTCGAGGAAGCCCTCCGCGAACGCCGTGTAGGCGGTGTTCGCCTCGAGTTCGACGGTGACGGTGGCGACGGCGTCTTCACCTCGGTCGGTACGGTCCTCGCCGCCGGTACCCGGCGTCTCTCCATCAGCCGACGTCTCCTCACCGGTCGCCGCGGGCGCCACCTCGAGGGTGTACGATCCCGACGGGAGGGCGATGTAGTTCGTCCCCCGGCCGAACCCGACGCCGCCAAATACCGCCCGTCCGCTCTCGGCGTCGCGCACGTCGACAGCCGGTGCGTCGGGGGCGGCGTGAACGAGTCGGAGTAGCGCCGATCCCGCGTCGGACAGCAACTCGACCCGGGCCGCTTCCTCCGGAGCGTCGAGGACGGCGACCGTGTAGAACGCCATTTCGACCGCGATGGATTCGTCGTAGAGGACGGTCTCCTCGTCGCCGGTCGCCGTAATCGTGACGTCGTGAGTACCCGGCTCGACGACGAAATATGGGGTCGTCCGCTCGAAAGCGATTCCCGAAACGACCGACTCCCCGTCGACGGCGACGTCGACGGCCGGCGCGTCGGGTGCGAGGTGGGTGACGCGAACGCCCGCCACCGGGACGTCCGACTCGTCTCCGTGCTCGTTCACCGCGAAGACGCGCTCGCCAACGGAACCCGCGACCTGGTTCGAGCGGCTCGTGCCCTCGAGCGACTCGAGTGCCGTGTGTCGTGTGCTGGTCATGCGGCCTGAATCGTGACTGCCGACTGGATAAAGCGCCCAGTCGGTTGTGGCGCCCGTGTGTTCGATTTACTCGCGGTGAGGGCGTGTAGGGTGACGATACCGAACAGAAAGCGCACCGTACAACGATGGCGACGACGGGACGATGGACCAGAACGCCGGACTCGACTGCCGTCGACGGCGCCACTCGCCTTTGATCAGCGACGAATATTGTCGGTCGAGTTGATACACCATTCACACTGTGTCGTCGTTTTTTCCATTGTCGGCAACACCAATCATTTTACTAATGATTTTATTTCTTACAGTCAGGAAATCCGAAGCTAAATGTTTTGGAATGGTCGTTATCCCTTTCGTAGCAGTACCCGATACGTACTCATGACGACAATCGCTGACTTCGAGATCGACGCGTCGACGGTCGCCCTCGGTGAGACCTTCGACACCCTGCCGGAGTTGACCTGTTCGGTCGAGCAGGTCATCGCGGCCGCGGATCGCGGCCTCTGGTTCGAGGGTGCCGACCGCTCGGAACTCGAGGCAGCCCTCGAGGACGACCCGACGGTCGACGACGTGGCGTTGATCGCGGCCGACAAGGCCGACGGACAACTCCTCTACGACGTGACCATGGGCGACGACGCGCTCGACGTGTTCGAGCTCATCCTCGAGGAGCGCGGCACGGTCCTGTCGGCGTCCGCGAACGAGGGCCGCTGGCACCTCCGCGTCCGGTTCATCGACCACGACGACGCGAGTCGACTCTACGATCGACTCGAGGAGAGCGAAGCGAACTCGACGCTCAAGCGACTGACCGAGCTGCGAGAGGCCCCATCGACGACGGACCGCCTCACCGAGAAACAGTACGAAACGCTGCTCACGGCGTTCGAACAGGGCTACTTCACTATCCCGCGCGAGACGTCGATGGAGGAACTCGCCGACGAACTCGGCATCTCCCACCAGGCGCTCTCCGAGCGCTTCCGCCGTGCCTACCGGGAACTCGTCCTGACCGCGCTCAACGGGACCCATCCCACGCACCCGGAAGACGACGCCTCGAAGCCCGAACCGAACCAGCCGGCGTAGCGATATCGCTGGCTGTGCTAGCTGAACCGCCTCGTCTCGAGGCCTCCAGGAAATCGTCGCCGTAATCGTCGTCGCTGCGATTGTCGTCGCAGCCGTGACTGTCGCGACAGCTGTGTCGAGACCATCCCCTATATAAGCCTGTTTCGTCGTCAAAACGGCCCTTCTTCCGTTGGCGTCGTCTGTGTAGTGCTGATGATACGGCCAGGAACTGAGGACGGAAACTCGAGGTCCGACACGAGCGGTCGAGGAGGTCTGGAAACGGAGTCGGCGACGACGGGCGCCGTCGAAACGCCGGGATCCGCTGTCAGTCCGGATCACCTGAAATCGACCGCCGAGGCCCCGCTCGCCTACACGTTCGATCCGGAGGAAACGCCCGCACAGGCGATCATCGACGCCGTCGCCGCTGCCGACGGCCGCGATCCGCTCTCGCTCCCGCCGCTCTTTGATGCGATCGATCCAGACGCACTGAACGGACTCGTGGCCCAACCCCGGTCGGGGTCAGCACGACGGTCCTGGGCGCTCTCCTTCGAGTACGGCGGCTGGCTCGTTACCGTCGACGCCAACCACCAGATCGTCCTCGAGCCGTAGAGAGGCCAAATTGTCATATCAGAGGGACTACTCCCGATCGTAGAGGCTGGACGATCGGGGTCGCCTTCCGCCACCGAACGGACCGGCTGACTCGAGACGAGTTTCACGTGATTTTCCCCTCGGACGGGCAAGCCCTCCTTTTTTCCCGCACAGAATCGAACGGTTATCGAAATATGTCCGGCGTTCCGGACCCTTCGGAGATCTTTCATCGGGCGGCCGAGGAAGGGAGACGACGTCTCGAGCAGCCGTTGCTCGAACTCGCCGCGACGGGGTTCATCGCCGGGTTCACGATCGTCTTCGGTATCGTAGCGCTCGGCATCGTACACGCGGCGATCGAGCCACAGTTCGGCGACGTGGCGAGAGTCGTAGGCGCGCTCGCGTTCGGCGTGGGCGTCGTGTTACTGGTTGTCGGTCGCGCGGAACTGTTCAGCGAGAACTTCTTCGATCCGGTCGCGGCGGCCGTCGAACGATCAGATTCGTGGCTCGTCGGACCGCTGCTTCGCCTGTGGTCGCTCACCCTCGTGTTCAATCTCGTCGGTGGTACGCTCTTCGTCCTCGTCATGTCGGTCGACGGCGCGCTGCCCCCCGGGTCGGGAGCGGCGATGAGTACGACCGCCGAAGAACTCGCTCACCGGAAGGGCGCGGGAATGTTCGCGGACGCCATAGCGGGCGGTGTTCTCGTGGCGTTGCTCTCTCACCTCCTCGTGTCCGTCGATAGCGACGGCGGTCGCATCGCCGTCGCCTATATCGTCGGGGCCCTGTTGGCCCTCGGACCGTTCGATCACGTCGTCGTCACCGTCCTGCACGTGCTCTTCGGAATGCGGTTCGGAGCGGACATCGGCGTCGCCACCCTGACATTGATAACGATCGTTTCGACGGCCGGGAACCTCGTTGGGGGACTCGGACTGGTCACGCTCAGTCACGTCGCCCAGGCCATCGGTGCCCGCGAGTCCGACACGTGACTCCGGCGCAAGGTACCGGGGACGCCTCGCTGCACTTCTCGTATCGATGCTCGAGTAGAGGCGGTTCGACAGCACGTTCACGGGCACATATCAGGTGGTCAATTGAGGGAGGTTGAGTACGTATATCACCCATGAACGTGCTCGCGGCTATCGTCGAGAGCGAGCGAGCGAACGCTGCGCTCGCATGGTCGATCGTTGCCGCGATCGTCGTCACGGCAATCGTGAGCGCTCGAGCAGGGACGTACGTCTGGGCCGCTCTCGCGACGACGACCGCCGTTCTCGCGCTCGTCCCGACCCTGCGTCGGTGGGACCCGCTCGTGATGCTTCCGTGGGAGGTGCTGGCGCTCGCGGCGGCACCGCTGGTCGTGGGTCTGGTCGCGTCGGTTCCCATCGCAGGATTTCTCACGGTCGCCACGATCGCACTGCTCATCGCCGTGGAACTCGATGCGTACACTTCGGTCGAAATGACGTCGCGGTTCGCCGTCTCGTTCGTCGTCCTCGTGACGATGGCCGTCGCCGGGTGCTGGGTCGTTCTCCAGTGGACCAGTGACGCCCTGCTCGGGACGGCCCATCTCACGGGGGTCGTCGACGTGATGTGGGACATCGTCTACGCGACCGCCTTCGGTGGACTCGCCGGCGTGCTCTTCGTCCTCTACTTCTTCAAGCGTGACGACGCGGGGTACGGTGATCTGACGCAGGAGCAGGACGGTGAGGGAAATCGCGACGAGAGAGGGGATCACCGCTCCTCGAGCGAGCCAGAGACGACCGACAGCGATACCGTCCTCGGGCTTCCCAAGCGGCAGTGCTGGCAGGGTGTTAGACTGCTCCAGGGCGGGCTCGCGCTCCTCGTCGGCTACGCGGTCGTCACCGTCGACCCGGCGCTGTTCGTCAACGCCGCGCTCCCGCTCGCGCTCACCTTCGCCCCGGCCCTCGTCCGTCGAACGTCCGGCCACGAGATGGGGGCGGGACTCGCGCTCTGGATCGCCGCTGCCGCGTTCCTCCACACGGTCGGTGCGATCGGTCTGTATACGGCGTTCGGGTGGTTCGACCAGTTCACGCACACCCTCTCGGCGACGCTCGTCGCCGGCCTGGGATACGCCGTCGTCGACGCGCTCGAGCGCACCGAAAGCGACGTGGACTTCCCCACCGAGTTTCGATTCGTGTTTCTCGTGATCTTCGTCCTCGCCTTCGGCGTCGCCTGGGAGATCCTCGAGTTCGCGGCGGGCGGCCTCGCCAGTCTCGTCGGCGGCGACGCGGTCCTCACCCAGTACGGGACGGACGACATCGCGCTCGACCTCCTGTTCAACGCTGTCGGCGCCGTCCTCGTCGGTCTCTGGGGGACCGGGTACTTCGACGGGCTCGCCCGGGTGTTCACGAATCGATTCGACGACTCCAGCGACGTCGTCTGAGCCGCCTGTGGAACGCATCCCACGGGACCCTCGGTGGGCTACTCACCTCGAGTGGATCGACCCACTACCCGCTCGAGGAATCGACCAGCCAGCGTGAACCTGCTGGCTCGCCGTTTTTGTCCCTCCACGGCGTCCTTTCTCGCATGGCAGACGTACCCGACATCGAAACCGTCGAGACCGAAGACGACTACATCCACGTCCGGTTTCGCGACCCCGACCAGTTCGACGAGATTCGTACCCCCGACTGGGCGCAGAACCCGGCGGAGTCGGTCTCGGAGGGCGCGGAGGTCAGAACCGGCAACACGGAAGGCGACGATGACTGGGAGGTTCAGAGCGTCCTGATCAAGAAGTCGGTCGGCGAGGAGAAAGCGAGAGAGCAGGCGAAAGACATCGTCGAGAAGATCCAGTCCTGAGGGGCGCTCGAGCGGTCGAGCGCTCGACCGTTCGGATCCGCGATATTCGGAACTCGAGAACGAGACGCCGCATGACGATTCTATCGGTTTCGGACTATCGAGGGGGCACCGAGTTCAGCGACCTCAGGCGACGTTCCGTTCGGCGAGCGCCTCACCACGGTCGAACCGGCCGCTATCGAGCGTCGAGACGTCGACGAGAGTGGGTTCGCCATCGAGCACGATCTCCGCGACGACCTGCCCAGTCGCCGGGGCGTGCTGGAATCCGTGTCCCGAGAAGCCCGCGGCGGTCACGAAACCGGGAATCGTCTCCTCGAGGATCGGGTGGTGATCCGGCGTCACCGCGTACAGTCCCGCCCAGCCCCGCCTGATGCGGGTTTCCGGGCCGAAGTACTCGGCGTAGTCGGCCGCGTACTCGACGGCGCGGGCCGCCCACTCGAGGTCCATCCCCTCGTCGAAGTGGCTCGGGTCCATCCCCGGGTCGTCGTCCTCGGGGAAGTGGCCCCCGACGAGGGCGATTCCCTCGCGTTCGGGGCGAAAGTACGACCCCGTCTCCAGATCGATGGTCAGCGGGATCGATTCCGGCATCGGCGGCGTCGGATCGACGACCGCGACCTGTCGCCGTCGCGGCGAGATGGGCAACTCGACGTCCGCCAGTTCGGCGAGTTCGCCCGCCCACGCCCCGGCGGCGTTGATCACGTAGTCCGTCTCGTGACGTTCGCGGCCATCGGGTCCCTCTACGTCGACACCCACGACTCGGCCGTCATCCAGGCGAACGTCCGTGACGGCCGTCCCCGTTCGTATCTCGACGCCCAGTTCCCGGGCCGCCGCCGCATAGCCCTGTACGGCGAGGTTCGGATCCGCCACGCCGTCGTCGGGATTGAACGTCGCGCCGACGAACGGGTCTGGGTCCAGACCGGGGCAGTGGTCGGTCGCCGCCGCCGGCGAAAGATACTCGCTCTCCGCCCCGAGACGCCGTTGCATGCGAACGTTCTTGCGGAACTCGTCGGCCGTAGGCTCGGTGCGGGCGAGAAACAGGTAGCCGTTCTTTCGAAGCCCGATGTCGACGCCGAAGGTTTCCTCGAACGCATTCCAGACGCGCTTGCTGGCGAGCGAGAGTTCGACGTTGACCGCCGTCGAGAACTGCGACCGAATCCCGCCGGCCGCACGGGCGGTACTCCCGGCGCCGAGCGATCCGCGCTCGTAGAGCGTCACGGAGGCGCCACGCTCGGCCAGATAGTGTGCCGACGAGAGGCCGACGATGCCCCCACCGACGACGACTACGTCCATGCCCCTCCATCGGCCCCGGGGAGCATAATCGTTCGCCGACTCGAGGCACCCGCCGATTCGGATGGCCCGTAACCAAAAGCTAAGTCCGAAGACGGCGATGGCCGCCCATGGTACTCGTCCTCTCCGAAGCAGCGGTCGAGGAGACGCTCGACCTCGCCGACCTCGTCGACGTGGTCGGGGACGCGCTCGTCAAACAGGCCGCGGGTGACGTCGAACGGCCCGACAGACCGCACTTCCCCGTCGGCTCGGGGCTCGAGGGGGACGAACCGCTGGGAACCGCGATCGCGATGCCCGCCTACGTCCACGGCGACGACCAGTACGCGACGAAACTCGTCGGGGTCCACGAGGGAAACGCAGACCGGGGGCTACCGACGATTCACGCACAGATCGTCCTCACGGACGCCCGGACCGGTGTTCCCGAGGCATTTATGGGCGGGACGACCATCACGAACGCCAGAACGGGCTGTCTCGGCGCGCTTGCAGTCCGCGAACTCGCCCTCGATGCAATCACGCTCGGCGTCGTCGGCGCGGGCGCGCAGGCGCGCTGGCAGACCCGGGCCATCGAGACGGTCGCCTCGCTCGAGGACGTGCGAATCTACTCGCCGAGTGCGTCCCGGGACGCCTGCGCCGCCGATCTGAGCGAC
It contains:
- the lpdA gene encoding dihydrolipoyl dehydrogenase, translating into MGSRGIPAETDVLIVGAGPGGYVAAIRAGQLDLDVTLVERDAYGGTCLNYGCIPSKALIEASGTAHEAANATEMGIDADLTVDLERTQAWKRGIVEQLTGGVEKLCKATQVSLVDGLARFEDEHRARVITDGGEHELAFDHAIVATGSRPIEIPGFSFDDEPILSSRDALALSERPDSLVVVGAGYIGMELATVFAKLGTDVQVVEMLDDVLPGFESDLSRPVKRRAKELGISFALGEAASDWHDAGDEIEVRTETEDGDGSTYAADRVLVAVGRTPVTDTVDLEAIGLETTDRGFIETDDRARTDLEHVFAVGDVAGEPLLAHEASAAGQVAAEVIAGEPSRLDHRAIPAAVFTDPEIGTVGLTAEAAEESGFEPQVGTFPFRASGRALTMGRSDGFVRLVAAAETSRVLGGQIVGPEASELVAEIGLAIETGTTLEELGGTIHAHPTLSEAVMEAAENGLGHAIHTLNR
- a CDS encoding MFS transporter; the encoded protein is MSEPSLEQSGLRSIPWASPTFQVILATTLVGVMGVSLISPILPVLQTQFDLTDAQAGLIITVFTLPGIVLAPLFGALADRVGRRAIIVPCLVGFGVTGGSIAFVDDFTALLVLRFLQGATSSALIGLAVTLVGDRYEGTQRNTLMGVNRSALSIGATLYPTVGGALAILAWYAPFLVYFVGVGVGFFALYALETQAIEQQSTGFSYLREAVSALPIREAMVLYVAVFSSIVLLYGALLTSLPLLLSDAFALRPFEIGVLLAAASITNAAIATQSGRLTLSFSTRTLIVTGFCCYGIALVGIGLAPTPVYVGASILFFGAGEGLAMPLLDTELSKLSPAGFRAGVMNVRTSVIRLGQTLAPVVFTTVAGFVGYSSLLFAAGVLTLGVTAAVVAFTR
- a CDS encoding desampylase; translation: MERAILEAARASAPGECCGVLGGEFDPDVSHARSHYPARNVADDPRTRYRIDPEEQLAIFERLEARGEDIVGFYHSHPHGPPGPSATDAEAAAWPDRSYVIVSFEGNGGDDDAVVRSWRWRDASGEDGQFEREQLEHSVGF
- a CDS encoding ABC transporter substrate-binding protein, yielding MRIVTTLPSATEIVCALGLEPVGVSHECDFPPAVRDCPSVTASRIDADASSGAIDEQVLEAVSGTDDGAGDGVYDVAVDTLDALDPDLVVTQGMCDVCAVDEVVVERALEEIAADPEVLTTDPHSIADVLADVERVGEAAGVPERARDAVAALEERIDAVRTRTADLALDERPRVAVFDWTDPVMIAGHWTAELVEWASGRYGLADVGEPSRPRAWDEIRAYDPEIAVVAPCGFDLEQTAANLTDLTDREGWDDLTAVREGCVWALDGNQYLNRPGPRLVDTLEALAPIVQPDRFPDPPDESVAVPLEVLDRGPEVDA
- a CDS encoding NUDIX hydrolase; protein product: MPADPLSWETVESDVAYSCPGFDVVTQTVRLPDGSETDFDYLSEPASVCILPLTDDGQVVCIEEWRQAVSRICRGLPVGTTEPDDDDLESAARRELAEETGYRAETLEALVTVEPANGLADSVMHFFVARGCEPASEQQLDHDESIRASPTPYETFLESVREGTIRDGRAVLAVAYYELLSQSKRSSD
- a CDS encoding PadR family transcriptional regulator, whose protein sequence is MDQLTGFQRDLLYVIAGMDRPSGQQILDDINEYIDQPVTHGRLYPNLDTLVERELVEKGQLDRRTNYYALTPKGRRVLERRQKWVQRYVDV
- a CDS encoding DUF4397 domain-containing protein, giving the protein MTSTRHTALESLEGTSRSNQVAGSVGERVFAVNEHGDESDVPVAGVRVTHLAPDAPAVDVAVDGESVVSGIAFERTTPYFVVEPGTHDVTITATGDEETVLYDESIAVEMAFYTVAVLDAPEEAARVELLSDAGSALLRLVHAAPDAPAVDVRDAESGRAVFGGVGFGRGTNYIALPSGSYTLEVAPAATGEETSADGETPGTGGEDRTDRGEDAVATVTVELEANTAYTAFAEGFLEPGTDTGRPDRAFAVQLTEDGPAALEESDAEPEQEPDSGERAPGDDDSDGGDDADEAGMDDTDGDESNGTNSIDETNSTDGTNSTSESDS
- a CDS encoding helix-turn-helix domain-containing protein — its product is MTTIADFEIDASTVALGETFDTLPELTCSVEQVIAAADRGLWFEGADRSELEAALEDDPTVDDVALIAADKADGQLLYDVTMGDDALDVFELILEERGTVLSASANEGRWHLRVRFIDHDDASRLYDRLEESEANSTLKRLTELREAPSTTDRLTEKQYETLLTAFEQGYFTIPRETSMEELADELGISHQALSERFRRAYRELVLTALNGTHPTHPEDDASKPEPNQPA